The following coding sequences are from one Eleginops maclovinus isolate JMC-PN-2008 ecotype Puerto Natales chromosome 11, JC_Emac_rtc_rv5, whole genome shotgun sequence window:
- the tmem248 gene encoding transmembrane protein 248 isoform X1, with product MVYLLNPIENLRSYINTRPPLVIFMISVSAVAIAFLTIGYFFKIKEIKSPELTEDWNTFLLRFNELDFCVSENETIKHGLNESTTPDSLVVTSGQARSSTQVPLLLEDSGPINISVPITLTLDPQRPFGGYSRNITHLYATVLGQQVGLSGREAHEEINITFTLPVSWNSDECVLHGHCEQVVFSTCMTISAASNIFPVTVQPPHCVPETYTNATSWYKVFTTVRDSDTKYSQDYNPFWCYKGAIGKLYHALNPKLTVIVPDDDRSLINLHLMHTSYFLFVMVITMFCYAVIKGRPGKVRQSSADFCPEKVQQTTAVLYDENRWRSQRVKKTTESYFRTYL from the exons atg GTGTACCTGTTAAATCCTATAGAGAACCTGAGGAGCTACATCAACACCCGCCCCCCGCTGGTCATCTTTATGATCAGCGTCAGTGCGGTGGCCATCGCCTTCCTGACCATCGGGTATTTCTTCAAGATTAAAGAGATCAAGTCTCCAGAGTTGACGGAG GACTGGAACACCTTCCTGCTGCGCTTCAACGAGCTGGACTTCTGTGTGTCGGAGAACGAGACGATAAAGCACGGCCTGAACGAGTCCACCACACCCGACAGCCTGGTGGTGACCAGCGGCCAGGCCCGGTCCAGCACCCAGGTGcccctgctgctggaggactCGGGGCCCATCAACATCTCGGTCCCCATCACCCTCACTCTGGACCCCCAGCGCCCGTTCGGAGGGTACTCGCGCAATATCACCCACCTGTACGCCACAGTGCTGGGCCAGCAGGTCGGCCTCTCTG gCCGGGAAGCCCATGAAGAGATAAACATCACGTTCACGCTGCCGGTCTCCTGGAACTCAGACGAGTGTGTGCTGCACGGACACTGCGAGCAGGTGGTGTTCAGCACGTGCATGACCATCAGTGCAGCCAGCAATATCTTCCCCGTCACAGT GCAGCCGCCACACTGCGTGCCGGAGACGTACACTAACGCCACCTCCTGGTACAAGGTGTTCACCACCGTCCGCGACTCGGACACGAAGTACAGCCAGGACTACAACCCCTTCTGGTGTTACAAAGGAGCCATCGGGAAACTGTACCACGCTCTCAACCCAAAGCTGACGGTCATCGTGCCGGAC GACGACCGCTCCCTCATCAACCTGCACCTGATGCACACgagctacttcctgtttgtcatgGTCATCACTATGTTCTGTTACGCGGTCATTAAAGGGCGGCCGGGCAAAGTGCGGCAGAGCAGCGCCGACTTCTGCCCAGAGAAGGTACAGCAGACAACAGCAGTGCTATATGACGAGAACAG GTGGCGCTCTCAGAGGGTTAAAAAGACAACAGAGAGCTATTTCAGAACTTACCTGTAA
- the tmem248 gene encoding transmembrane protein 248 isoform X2, whose amino-acid sequence MVYLLNPIENLRSYINTRPPLVIFMISVSAVAIAFLTIGYFFKIKEIKSPELTEDWNTFLLRFNELDFCVSENETIKHGLNESTTPDSLVVTSGQARSSTQVPLLLEDSGPINISVPITLTLDPQRPFGGYSRNITHLYATVLGQQVGLSGREAHEEINITFTLPVSWNSDECVLHGHCEQVVFSTCMTISAASNIFPVTVQPPHCVPETYTNATSWYKVFTTVRDSDTKYSQDYNPFWCYKGAIGKLYHALNPKLTVIVPDDDRSLINLHLMHTSYFLFVMVITMFCYAVIKGRPGKVRQSSADFCPEKVALSEG is encoded by the exons atg GTGTACCTGTTAAATCCTATAGAGAACCTGAGGAGCTACATCAACACCCGCCCCCCGCTGGTCATCTTTATGATCAGCGTCAGTGCGGTGGCCATCGCCTTCCTGACCATCGGGTATTTCTTCAAGATTAAAGAGATCAAGTCTCCAGAGTTGACGGAG GACTGGAACACCTTCCTGCTGCGCTTCAACGAGCTGGACTTCTGTGTGTCGGAGAACGAGACGATAAAGCACGGCCTGAACGAGTCCACCACACCCGACAGCCTGGTGGTGACCAGCGGCCAGGCCCGGTCCAGCACCCAGGTGcccctgctgctggaggactCGGGGCCCATCAACATCTCGGTCCCCATCACCCTCACTCTGGACCCCCAGCGCCCGTTCGGAGGGTACTCGCGCAATATCACCCACCTGTACGCCACAGTGCTGGGCCAGCAGGTCGGCCTCTCTG gCCGGGAAGCCCATGAAGAGATAAACATCACGTTCACGCTGCCGGTCTCCTGGAACTCAGACGAGTGTGTGCTGCACGGACACTGCGAGCAGGTGGTGTTCAGCACGTGCATGACCATCAGTGCAGCCAGCAATATCTTCCCCGTCACAGT GCAGCCGCCACACTGCGTGCCGGAGACGTACACTAACGCCACCTCCTGGTACAAGGTGTTCACCACCGTCCGCGACTCGGACACGAAGTACAGCCAGGACTACAACCCCTTCTGGTGTTACAAAGGAGCCATCGGGAAACTGTACCACGCTCTCAACCCAAAGCTGACGGTCATCGTGCCGGAC GACGACCGCTCCCTCATCAACCTGCACCTGATGCACACgagctacttcctgtttgtcatgGTCATCACTATGTTCTGTTACGCGGTCATTAAAGGGCGGCCGGGCAAAGTGCGGCAGAGCAGCGCCGACTTCTGCCCAGAGAAG GTGGCGCTCTCAGAGGGTTAA